The following coding sequences are from one Ornithodoros turicata isolate Travis chromosome 1, ASM3712646v1, whole genome shotgun sequence window:
- the LOC135377730 gene encoding ubiquitin-conjugating enzyme E2Q-like protein 1, with product MAAAALRKLFRPDRHRISSNDASAKKNCAEERNRSRRFFSLCSGNSNGPKGRSRDVEPDGTPPVVPARESATGASASKGSSLMMGSTRSPSHRVAPAENNPPVGAAGAANNALAVRTRRLMREYREISRQQLRAAAEMRPPTFTVDLVDDNLFEWHVRLYMVDPESQLWRDMQEAGLSCVQLHVSFPDNFPFAPPFVRVLAPHVEKGFVMEGGAICMELLTPRGWASAYTVEAVLVQVAASLSKGQARISNRPGKQFNRKLAESSFRSLVKTHEKYGWVTPPLADG from the exons ATGGCCGCAGCGGCGCTGAGGAAGCTCTTCCGGCCGGACCGACACCGGATTAGCAGCAACGATGCGTCGGCCAAGAAAAACTGCGCCGAAGAACGGAACCGAAGTCGCAGATTTTTCAGCCTCTGCAGCGGAAATTCAAATGGCCCTAAAG GTAGGAGCCGCGATGTGGAACCCGACGGTACACCACCGGTTGTCCCTGCCCGCGAGAGCGCTACGGGGGCCTCAGCCAGCAAGGGTTCCTCCTTGATGATGGGAAGCACGCGTAGCCCCAGTCATCGCGTAGCGCCTGCAGAGAACAACCCACCAGTAGGAGCAGCGGGGGCAGCCAACAACGCTCTAGCTGTGCGCACGCGGAGACTGATGCGGGAGTACCGAGAGATCAGCCGACAACAGCTGAGGGCAGCAGCTGAGATGCGGCCGCCTACCTTCACCGTCGACCTTGTGGATGATAACCTCTTCGAGTGGCACGTGCGCCTTTACATG GTTGACCCAGAGAGCCAACTGTGGCGGGACATGCAAGAGGCTGGCCTATCGTGCGTACAACTCCACGTCTCCTTCCCGGACAATTTTCCCTTCGCGCCACCTTTCGTTCGTGTGTTGGCCCCGCACGTAGAAAAAGGCTTCGTCATGGAAGGCGGTGCTATCTGCATGGAGCTCCTCACACCCAGAGGATGGGCTTCCGCCTACACGGTCGAAGCTGTTTTAGTCCAG GTGGCAGCGTCATTGTCTAAGGGCCAGGCACGCATCTCAAACAGGCCTGGAAAGCAGTTCAATCGGAAGTTGGCCGAGTCTTCCTTCCGTAGCCTGGTGAAGACACACGAAAAGTACGGTTGGGTGACACCGCCCCTGGCAGATGGATAA